A genomic segment from Armigeres subalbatus isolate Guangzhou_Male unplaced genomic scaffold, GZ_Asu_2 Contig1220, whole genome shotgun sequence encodes:
- the LOC134202444 gene encoding vesicle transport protein GOT1B-like, translating into MFEISDTQKIGVGLAGFGIAFLFLGVLLLFDKGLLAIGNILFICGLACVIGLERTFRFFFQKHKVKASIGFFGGIVIVLLGYPLIGMLIETYGFILLFSGFFPVAINFLRRVPVLGNFLNMPGVSKVVDRLAGDSNRTTDL; encoded by the exons ATGTTCGAGATAAGCGATACGCAGA AAATTGGCGTCGGACTGGCCGGATTTGGAATTGCATTTCTTTTCCTGGGAGTGCTACTGTTGTTTGACAAAGGTTTACTAGCCATAGGAAAC ATTCTCTTCATTTGCGGTCTTGCCTGTGTGATAGGTCTGGAGCGAACGTTCCGGTTCTTTTTCCAAAAGCACAAGGTTAAGGCCTCCATTGGGTTCTTCGGTGGAATCGTGATCGTTCTGCTCGGGTATCCGTTGATAGGCATGCTCATCGAAACGTACGGTTTCATATTGCTGTTTAGTGGATTCTTCCCGGTCGCCATCAATTTCCTGCGGAGGGTACCCGTGTTAGGAAATTTCTTAAATATGCCCGGTGTCAGCAAg GTTGTGGATCGGCTGGCGGGAGACTCCAATCGAACTACG GATCTCTAG